Below is a genomic region from Culicoides brevitarsis isolate CSIRO-B50_1 chromosome 2, AGI_CSIRO_Cbre_v1, whole genome shotgun sequence.
acaaataaattgtttgaaatcggaaactaaaaaaattaattgcatacttttaggaataattttttaaaagaaaaaaaacatttattggtAGAACGAAATCCACGGGTCTACAATTTAAAtagaatgtaaattttaatctttttactACAAATATGACACCAACTTGAAATTTGAccatttataaatattccaAGTAAATCTAAATTTCCCTTTAATTCTTTCGAGAGTAAATTCTTCCATTGAAGACAGACTCCCAAAATTCCCAAAagcacaaaatatttcatttctgaaatttaaaacgcTAAAAAATCCACATGACAATATGTGCAGTCATGCTTGAAACTTCACTCCTCTATACATTGCGAATGTACCTCAACCTAGCTCCGAATGCAAACAAATCCATCTTAAAATTCAATCTATCTCtcacacacagacacaaactgcgatataaattttatcatctttCACAACTGTATACGAATGAATAATGCATTCGATATTGGCcaactttatatattttattgatgtgTCTTTCATACCATAGCAAGAAAGATTCTGGTCAGTGAATGAATATGTATTGCCAATGCTACCTGCCAGCAAGCCTTGAGCCATTTCATTTTGCCTGTTGCAATAAAAcgagaagaaagaaaattccTGCATTGTTTCTCTTATTTAAGAAGATAGTTTAGATAATTTTCTGGTGTTGTCTTTTCATGATGTTATTCCTATAGGTAGAAAGCAGAAAATTCAGGTAAGCTATGTAATTTTGTGCCGATCGTGCTGCTCGTCTTTTCcatataattttcatcaagagattggattttttttcttgcttgttttatttttatcttatttcacaaatatttgtgaaaaaatagagaaaaatgtgTAGAGATGCAGACAGAGAGTCGAGAGACGGGAGAAATAAAGAtctgaaaaatcaacaattgtACATGCGAGAGAAACaggattttatttatatatgttaagagaaatctatttatttgaaattcaatgcGGACTGTAATTTATAATGTGCTCTGATTTTTgttgctcgtttttttttttatttttttcagtgctcaaatatttttttaatgaaaaaaaaaaattaaaatttgataccaCAAGTTCgtgatgaatttattaaagtttcgCATTGCAACagcttgagatttttttttataatttttttgtcacttgagactttgaaaataaataaaggtcaaaaaagtaataaaaatgtcagaaaattaataactcaattatttttttttatttctgaattttctgAGAATTTTTCTGAGCTTTTTCAAAACTATTCATTAAAGGGCATCATTAAAACACGAAAAtcgctcataaaaaaatcaacttctcCCATGGTAATCTCTCTCAAGTAGTCATATTGTCTCAAACGACCTCTTTTTCCgggaaaacaacaacaaaaaatataataaaatgacaatTGCTTATCTAACTTAACCCATTTTAacctattttttcattaaattttattattattattttttgttttttgctacaacaacaacaaatgcaTCGCATTAGTACACATAAAAAAAGCACGTCGTCGTAAAAATAGAATGTGGCACGAATCATAAAAATCTCGTAAAACGatgaaacgaacaaaaaaaaaatacggaagAAGGGAAaacaataatcataattactttttgcagatatttttttcctctgtgtTACTGTCTGTAGTACCGAAAACAAGCCACTTGCAGCatcaaaagaaggaaaaaaaaacggtactACGCATCTACCACTTGGCATAAACTTGGCacttaacaaataaattacacGAACGGAAAAATATGCGGAAATAATATTGTTGATAGTTTGTGAGGGAGACAgatggagaattttttttgagaaaaatgcgGAAATATGCAAGATTTGACGTCTAATGGAGATGAAAagtaagttaaatattttaaatgtgcactgggaaaattttttaaaatgctcaTTGggctaattttaatatattatttgatAAAGTACTTAGCCCAGTacataatttgaatattttagactcaaaattcattcaaagttgaatttttgtattattttaaccCCAGTTggcaatttcaaatttttaatcttgtttaaaaaaaaattatttatcctATAGCATGTTTTGAAAGTCAAATTGTATACTAGATCGACAACTTGTAATGTCGCTGTGATAAATTTCCTGTATtgacaaaggaaaaatttcagaatgtgaGCTGTGACCTCAAATTTTAGTCTCTGTCATAGGCTCTAATTGTctggaatgaaaattttgttttctaaaGTAAATTCAGAATGTTGCCTGGAAAGTTAATAAATGTtcagaaattattcaaaaaaaaaatttaaaatgtgcagtaggatgaaaaacatttatacaaatatgttaaaatttagaatctaAACTGAGAATTCAAGTGAATTTTCGATTAgaatagaaattttgaatatgttttaaaaacgGATGACGTAtttcaagacaaaaattaaaaatgtgcactgggataaaaattttggtagtTAACTGAgttgattttaaaatcttgtctgaaacaaaaatttgtgttttgacattcttgaagatttaaaatacacactgggtcaaaatataagaaaaaatattgagagaaattttaaaatgtacactgggctaaaaaattggtaagttttctaacgacaacttttaaatttttttttacgtcatATATCTAAAAAGAcgcaaaaatggaaaaagagGATGCTTTTTGCTTATTAAccatatggaaaaaaataattattacacagaaaaaaattaatttacccgCCATATGTTGCAAGAAGCgtatttattataatgataataataataatcataattaaatgataaatgaccaaaaaaataaaatgtcacgTCATTTATTTAACTCTCGCATACAGACAAACagttaacaataattttgattttgtggTCGGATGTAAAGTGAAACCGCACACATTTTGATGCAATTAAAATGTTCTCGTGTCTAATTTGCCTCATTTTCGGCATGTCCGGGTGTGGCGAAAGCAGGtgcattaaatttcaattaaaatcaagtGTGTTAACAAACGCTCCTTGTgttgataatgatgatgatgcttaTTTAATAGTCACTCAAACGATGGGCGCCATCCCTCAACTTATgcttaaaatgaaaagttgtCGTCCCGAGACCATCTTTCGCAGCATAAATCCTTGTTTGGTTACGTAAAATGTCTGAGCTACATCAAAGTCAACTGATCACGCTTCTAAATGAACGTTAGATTAGATTCGCTACACAAAATTCGTAATCCCGTGAGAATCGGCCTCTTTTAATGGATTAAAACACAAAGCTTACAGAATATGAAATGGactaaaaaaaacgagagagaaaatgtagacacaaaaaataggCAAAAGGAGAATCGAAAAAGACACACAAACGCTTGATGCCAGTTGATTcccacaataaatattttatttatccatTTATTTAAGTGTTTAGTGCATTTGAATCAATCTTTTTGTGAGTCTGGGTTTAAGTGGTTCAGCATCAacgacgaacgaacgaacgaaggaTCGGAGAAGGACAACAAGGAGTGGCTGAACATGAAAAAGAGACATTTTGATGGTTGTTGTTACAATTTAAGGGTCGCGCGTTTGCTATTTAGTAAGCCAGTGTCGTCGTTCATGtctttattaaaacattttttaatgaaaattcctcgttttttttttgttcgtttctcTTCGCTTGTCCGTCATTGATATGCGGGAACAATAACGAAATTTGCATAGAAAAGAATGTCCTCCCAAAAAATGCGGCATCTGTTACAAAGttgcaaaacattaaaaaatttacattaaacgAGGAAGAGaggaaaagaggaaaaaaaagaacaacgtgttgcagaaaaaaattgaaatgaggaaaaaacaaTGAAGTTATTATGTCAACAATGCGACAATTGGACGacattttagatttaattttaatttaataataattttttttttaataaaacaaagaaatatttgaaaataattttaaaaatgtataaaaaaaatatttgatgacaAAAAGACAGAAATTGGTGAAATCTccgttgaaataattaattttaaagaatttgactgtccattaatatttttattaatttaaaaattcagttcTTTTTTTCTACTCTCATTTTTCACTTCCTTTGTATTTTAGTGCTTTTATAGtgcttttttgtcaaatttaattttttgtttgaaaatctttaatttttttacattttaaatttttgtttttttttaataaattatttatgccaaaaaaacaatgaaaaaaaaattaattaatttaaaaattatatcgatatttttaataaatttatgtatttaatattaaagcttttaatattaatttaataaataattattttaaataaaatattttttaaattattaattaatttagtattattattttttaattattaattttaaaatttttattttattttatttaattttttattatatttaattagcaaaattttatttattttttaattaataaagtattattaaaattattttaattaaaaatttaaaatatttttctttttatttattttattttttaattaaagtgcaaaattgttgaaatattagcaaataatttttttttaaattcattattttataaaaatgttaaaaaacaataaaaaatgaaaaaaagacagacaaaagactcaagtaaaaattttacgacctttaaaaatatttttaaaattaaatttaataaaacaccagacgtctccacacATTTTCAGTTCCTtccttcaataaatttcaaatgttgAAAGATCCACTTTTTAAATCCACTTCTTACTCCAAATCGCAAGTTGTTAGTAAActtcctctttttttcgttattattaatGAACTTCTCTCGTTCATTTTTCCTCCGGtatgtaacaaaattttagacattttccTCGACAGGGACGATCGTATCTCGACGATTAAGACATTTATGTCCTGATTTTGCctacttttctctttttttattgccgAAAGTTAGTACACGAGTTCTTCCGCTTCTTCGCCTTTCTAAAGACGTTCGACTGCTGGTAACGGCTAATGCGAATATAAAAATGCGAAACAtgcattcaacatttttacagctctcattttttgtttatttttttttttgttctttcttaTCCTCTcctattgttatttttcaatattcttcACGTCTTTCGACTAACGGACATGCAcaagacaaaaattgtttggtaaagcacttttcttcttttctattCTTCTCCAGTTTGCTTATCTCCAAAATTTAttaccttttattattattttttttttattttcttggaCGAGCTTATTTGTGctgctttgaaattttcgcttaaatttgttgtgattttggtattttaatttaatcgatAAACACTAAACTCTCTTAATTCCATTATAAATGAGCAATCCAGCGAAAATCACGCAACAAAATGGTCAAACATGGTTTCTGATCCGATTTTTCAAGTTCATACGTCATGTAGccgtataatttaatttaattttaaaatttataataaataaatcctttTTGTGCATTCtgcagactttttttttcatataaaagtgGGACGCATTGCAATAAATCAATCAGTCAGTGTTGTGAAGCTCATGTTGATATAAGCAattaatcaacatttttgtggTCAACTCTGTCAAttttaggataaaaaaaataaaatatttattttttctgtgtgtcagattacacaaaaaaacataCGACGAGAAAGAGATAATTAAAAGCAGgtgaatgaaatttcattttatagttTGTCGATTGAACAGTTTTTTGTACGTGTggtttttatcgcatttaaaaattcatgttgaaaaatgatccaaaaactcatgaaaactcgtgaaaaatcatgaattttccggaaaatgttgaaaattaaaaaaaaaatggaggagaagttctgtaaaaattaattaaaatgtttggaAAATCtcgggaaaattttcaaaaaattttccgagttttccctgGATTTTCCCGAGGTTTTTTTACGGACTGGATTCttacttttaaaactttcagtTTTTCAATTGCATGATTTTAGgatttcccaaaaaatattattattcagTTTAGAATGGAATCTTGGAAAAACTCAGGAAAATCGTGGAAATctggaaaaacttaaaaattttaaatcttcaaatgaatttgaaaaaaaaccagggcaaaaattaaaaaaaaaaatgaaaaaaaattttaaacctgtggaaaattcaacgaaaattttccgagttttcccaagttttccactttttttttaatttttagtcgtTGCTTTCAAAATACCCATAAATACGTTTAAATGTTTGTGAAAGTCTCAAAATGCACTATatagtcaaagaaaaatttcatagtgGGACGAATTGACCTTCTTTTTAAGACCCTGAGGTCTTAAAAATAAGGCCCACAAACTTTTACatagaaatttcatttttttttattttctcaaaagaaattgaaaatttcgaaaaaatctcaatGCAAAAGTTTGAGGGATTTATTTcaagacttttaaaaaaaagtcatttcgtCCCActggatttgaaaaattcgtgaaaattgAGATATTTTGAAATGCCACGAACACTTTTcaacatcatttttttcacagacaTGGAAATTAATAATGCAACAAGCAAGATTATTGCCATGGCGCAACAACAATGGCAAACCGGCAACAACGTTCGTCTTCTCGGATGGAATTTGCCGGTTGAGGAACAGGAGCTCGTCCATGCTCATTGGCGTCAATTCGAAGCTCCGCCATATTACGCTCACCTGTTACTCGCTTTACTTTATTTCATCTTGATGGTTTGCTCCACGACCGGAAACGGTTTAGTTTTGTGGATTTTCAGCAGTTCCAAGCCGCTTCGTTCCTCGGGATCGAACTTGCTCATCTTAAACTTGGCTGTTTTTGATCTCTTGATGATGCTCGAGATGCCATTGTTCTTGGTGAATTCCTTCCGCGAAAAACTATGGGGCGGCATGATCGGATGCGATTACTATGCAGCCTTGGGAAGTTTATCGGGCATCGGAGGAGCTGTAACAAATGCCGCGATCGCTTATGATCGTTATCGAACAATTTCGCGACCCCTGGATGGAAAAATGTCGAAAGCGCAAGCTGGACTTTTGTGTCTCTTTACCTGGTTCTGGGCCATGCCGTTTACGTTGATGCCTCTTCTTCGTATCTGGGGTCGGTACATTCCCGAAGGTTTTCTCACAACGTGCTCCTTTGACTATTTGACGGAAAGTCGCGATACGCAAGTTTTTGTTGGAGCAATCTTCACGTGGGCTTATGCCATTCCGATTTTCTGCATTGTCTTGTTCTACTACAAGCTTTTTGGGCATGTTCAGGCTCACGAGAAACTCATGAGGGATCAGGCTCGAAAGATGAATGTCACGTCATTGGCAGCGAACAAGGACATGAGTGCCACGAGTGTTGAAATTCGCATCGCAAAGGCTTCTTTTACGattttcttcctctttttgATGGCATGGACTCCGTATGGCGCTGTCGCTATGATTGGCGCCTTTGGCAATaagtaagaaatttcatttttttttctttaattataaaaatttgttaaatttattaattttcagacAACTTTTGACTCCACTCGCAACAATGATTCCTGCTTTGTTCTGCAAAACGGTCTCTTGTCTCGATccatggtaattttttttaccctaatttaattttcaaatcagcttcaaatttcaaacttcACAGGATTTACGCTGCAAGTCACCCCAAATACCGCAAAGAATTGGAAAAACGCATGCCTTGGCTCGGAATCCGTGAGAACGACTCAGATGTTGGCTCAGAAGCACGTTCCCAAGTCAGCAACATGACCGAAAGTTGCGAAAAAGCAAATCAaccaatataaaaaaaaattgcttaaacccaatattttatcttatgtgttcaatcatcataaaagaaataaaaatatttattttagtctTGTTCTCGAGTGaagaaaatgtctttttagagaaaagaagaaaaaaaatcaaaatgtaatTCCGATAATTCCCCAAAATTAACCTCCGAAAGAGGAGTGATAATGTCATGTCTGGCGACGAAAAGTCTCGGAGCAAGAAATAAACCGACACACAGatggaaaaaacaaaaattaaaatgataaaaaggcGACTTTTGtcgcacacacaaacacaaacacCATCCAATGGTTTTAGCAAAGAAAATAGAGGCAGAAGAAAAGCACAACCAAACACAACAAACAAATTGTTTCCCCATTTATCTAActactttcatttatttattgatttgtcTCTATCTGGTTCTCGttattttttaacgcatttcaGAAAAAAGTGCGGTTTTTTGAACAtccgttgaaatttttaaaaatgtgcattgggaccaAATGTAgaataaaaaagtgttttacttaatttatcaaggtaaatattttcacattaaacaaattttattaaatgctcatcccattttacatttttaaattttagacccagttgacatttaaaaattctgtacaaataaatataactttaattttttttaatttcttcaattaaacttttttattttcgcttgttaaacttttcataatattatttaaattaaattattttaattttatttagttttttaaatattttataaattaaaaaaaaaataaataaattgacccAATGTGCATTTATCAGTTTTagcgtaatattttttttaaaattatttacaaagagatttgcccaatgcacatactagattatttatttaaaaattgacccagtatgcattttgaaaatttacttattttaaattgtttttcatttcatcaaaaatttgtttattaaatttatcccaatgcaccttttaaatattcatcctaatgcacattttaaaaatttgtcccaatttatattttgattttttttatttaataatgtttcaattaatatttttaaatttttatcctaatgcgtattacaaattttagcccaatgcgcatttaaaatttttatcctaatgcacat
It encodes:
- the LOC134829343 gene encoding opsin-3-like; its protein translation is MEINNATSKIIAMAQQQWQTGNNVRLLGWNLPVEEQELVHAHWRQFEAPPYYAHLLLALLYFILMVCSTTGNGLVLWIFSSSKPLRSSGSNLLILNLAVFDLLMMLEMPLFLVNSFREKLWGGMIGCDYYAALGSLSGIGGAVTNAAIAYDRYRTISRPLDGKMSKAQAGLLCLFTWFWAMPFTLMPLLRIWGRYIPEGFLTTCSFDYLTESRDTQVFVGAIFTWAYAIPIFCIVLFYYKLFGHVQAHEKLMRDQARKMNVTSLAANKDMSATSVEIRIAKASFTIFFLFLMAWTPYGAVAMIGAFGNKQLLTPLATMIPALFCKTVSCLDPWIYAASHPKYRKELEKRMPWLGIRENDSDVGSEARSQVSNMTESCEKANQPI